In Synechococcus sp. PCC 6312, one genomic interval encodes:
- a CDS encoding serine hydrolase: MAKPSPRQNRRSQPAKVRQSPASPRPPLSAATTQARPKSTRPPQNKIKSRPKSNIVSFPTGLTEAPLSTGSPRKPPTLWSLTLKLGIVATALTAMTGTGLSVLKPELKAQPDTTPAALAQLNAPELSPLPPEKPLTQVEKTIQQWFAAKKQLQGGAYFLNLTTGNSVNVDGTQIVAAASTIKIPVLVALFQALDRGEITLAEPLTMRPDLIAGEAGTMQYQKPGTKFSTLETAELMISISDNTATNMLIDRLGGATILNDQFVQWGLEHTVIRNPLPDMEGTNTTSPKDLAILMARIAQGDLVSQTSREKLLGIMRTTVTNTLLPQGLGPGAKIAHKTGDIGTFVGDAGLIEMPNGQQYVAGIMVKRPYNDPQGTELIRQISRLTYQAYSRGNPFHQ, translated from the coding sequence ATGGCCAAACCGTCCCCTCGCCAAAATCGTCGTTCCCAACCGGCCAAAGTCCGTCAATCCCCTGCTTCTCCCCGTCCCCCCCTATCTGCTGCAACGACCCAAGCGCGCCCCAAATCTACCCGCCCCCCCCAAAACAAGATAAAATCTCGGCCCAAAAGCAACATTGTTAGTTTTCCGACTGGACTCACCGAGGCCCCACTCTCAACCGGCTCGCCCCGTAAACCACCAACACTCTGGAGCCTCACCCTCAAACTGGGGATTGTGGCCACTGCCTTGACTGCCATGACTGGGACTGGACTCTCGGTCCTAAAACCAGAACTCAAAGCCCAACCAGACACCACTCCTGCGGCTCTGGCTCAGTTAAATGCTCCTGAATTATCTCCATTGCCCCCCGAAAAACCCCTGACTCAGGTGGAGAAAACCATTCAGCAATGGTTTGCCGCTAAGAAACAACTTCAAGGTGGGGCCTATTTCTTGAACTTAACCACGGGGAATAGTGTCAATGTTGATGGAACTCAGATTGTTGCGGCGGCCAGTACGATTAAAATCCCGGTCTTGGTCGCCCTCTTCCAGGCCCTCGATCGCGGTGAAATTACCCTCGCAGAACCCTTAACCATGCGGCCGGATTTAATTGCTGGGGAAGCAGGAACCATGCAATATCAAAAGCCGGGGACAAAATTTTCCACTCTCGAAACCGCCGAATTGATGATTTCTATCAGCGATAACACAGCCACCAATATGTTGATCGATCGCCTCGGTGGAGCCACGATCTTGAATGATCAATTTGTCCAATGGGGCCTGGAGCATACGGTAATTCGTAACCCTTTACCCGATATGGAAGGCACAAACACCACTAGTCCCAAAGACTTAGCGATTCTCATGGCCCGGATTGCCCAAGGGGATTTAGTCTCACAAACGAGTCGTGAAAAACTCCTGGGAATTATGCGGACAACGGTGACGAATACGCTCCTCCCACAGGGCCTAGGGCCTGGTGCAAAAATTGCCCACAAAACGGGGGATATTGGCACGTTTGTCGGGGATGCTGGCCTAATTGAAATGCCCAATGGTCAACAATATGTGGCAGGGATTATGGTTAAACGTCCCTATAATGACCCCCAAGGCACAGAGCTAATTCGGCAAATTTCCCGTCTCACCTACCAGGCCTATAGTCGGGGCAACCCATTCCATCAATAA
- a CDS encoding RNA methyltransferase, translated as MSPLGQIKIVLVEPAGALNVGSVARVMKNMGLGQLVLVNPECDPLGEQARLMAVHAVEILETAEVVPDLATALMGCSRIMATVGRDMDTNIPLAPPRQTLPALLNHSAAIIFGREDHGLTNQELMLAQCLIQIPTDSTYPSLNLAQAVGVCCYELWQAQADQSALGGEQSSQSPSTASFEDLEGFYGHWQSLLLKIGYLYPHTADSRMAKLRGLVNRSQPTAAEIALLRGMLRQVFWAIEHLPSQR; from the coding sequence ATGTCTCCTTTAGGTCAAATTAAGATTGTCTTGGTCGAACCGGCTGGGGCCTTGAATGTGGGGTCTGTGGCTCGGGTAATGAAAAACATGGGCCTGGGGCAGTTGGTTTTAGTCAATCCCGAATGTGATCCGCTTGGAGAACAGGCCCGCTTAATGGCGGTTCATGCGGTTGAAATTTTAGAGACTGCCGAAGTTGTCCCGGATTTAGCCACTGCACTGATGGGCTGTTCCCGAATTATGGCTACGGTCGGGCGAGATATGGATACCAACATTCCCCTAGCCCCCCCCCGCCAAACCTTGCCCGCTCTCCTCAATCACTCAGCTGCAATTATTTTTGGGCGCGAAGATCATGGGCTAACCAATCAAGAATTGATGCTGGCTCAATGTCTAATTCAAATTCCCACGGATTCAACCTACCCATCCTTGAATCTGGCCCAGGCTGTGGGCGTATGTTGTTATGAGCTATGGCAAGCTCAGGCAGACCAGTCGGCACTCGGAGGTGAGCAGTCGAGCCAATCACCTTCAACGGCTTCCTTTGAGGACTTAGAGGGATTTTATGGTCATTGGCAATCACTCCTGCTGAAAATCGGTTATCTTTATCCCCATACTGCTGATAGTCGGATGGCAAAATTACGGGGCCTGGTCAACCGGAGCCAACCCACGGCAGCAGAAATTGCCCTCTTGCGGGGGATGTTGCGACAAGTTTTCTGGGCCATTGAGCACCTGCCAAGCCAACGTTAA
- the murQ gene encoding N-acetylmuramic acid 6-phosphate etherase, producing the protein MPTRGHLLTEQANPASQNLDQLTPLEFVDLFNQEDQKVLAAIANAREVIAQAITETADRLRQGGRLFYIGAGTSGRLGVLDAAECPPTFCSPPEMVQGILAGGRAALVKSSEALEDRARDGAAAMIEHQIGPLDVVVGITAGGTTPYVQGAITAANEQRALTIFLACVPSQQVPTNAQIDIRLLVGPELLTGSTRLKAGTVTKIALNMISTGVMVQLGKVYGNRMVDVSVTNSKLFDRAVRIIADLTGLEREPAADLLSKSGQRVKLALLMHWTNLAPEAAQALLDHHHGQLRTALNAFQVTPS; encoded by the coding sequence ATTCCCACCCGCGGACATTTATTGACTGAACAGGCCAACCCCGCTAGTCAAAATTTAGATCAGTTGACTCCCCTAGAGTTCGTTGACCTCTTTAATCAAGAAGATCAAAAGGTTTTAGCGGCTATTGCCAATGCGAGAGAAGTCATTGCCCAGGCCATCACTGAAACGGCTGATCGTTTACGGCAAGGGGGGCGACTGTTTTATATTGGGGCCGGTACCAGTGGTCGCTTGGGCGTGTTAGATGCGGCGGAATGTCCCCCAACCTTTTGTAGTCCACCGGAGATGGTGCAGGGAATTTTGGCGGGTGGCCGGGCGGCTCTAGTCAAAAGTTCGGAAGCCTTGGAAGACCGGGCTAGGGATGGCGCGGCGGCGATGATCGAGCATCAGATTGGCCCCTTAGATGTGGTCGTTGGCATTACAGCGGGCGGGACAACCCCCTATGTCCAAGGGGCCATTACAGCCGCTAACGAGCAAAGGGCCTTAACGATTTTCTTGGCTTGTGTTCCCAGTCAACAAGTCCCCACGAATGCCCAAATTGATATTCGCCTGTTAGTTGGGCCGGAATTACTGACGGGGTCGACGCGTCTCAAGGCTGGAACTGTCACCAAGATAGCCCTGAATATGATCTCCACGGGGGTGATGGTGCAGTTAGGGAAGGTCTATGGCAATCGGATGGTGGATGTCTCCGTAACTAACAGCAAACTGTTTGATCGGGCGGTGCGGATTATTGCCGACTTGACGGGGTTAGAACGGGAACCAGCGGCTGATCTCCTGAGTAAAAGCGGGCAACGGGTTAAATTAGCCTTGTTAATGCATTGGACAAACCTCGCTCCAGAGGCAGCCCAGGCCCTGTTAGATCACCATCATGGTCAACTCCGAACGGCCCTGAATGCCTTTCAAGTCACCCCCTCTTAA